Part of the Vitis vinifera cultivar Pinot Noir 40024 chromosome 13, ASM3070453v1 genome is shown below.
CTTAGTAACTGATGCACTCAAAAGCTACCATTGTACAGATCTGCTTTCTAAAGAATGACCAGTATTTTCTCTGCTTCCTCAGTTTTATTTACTTGTGACATTTCTCTGATTCCGCTTACTGCTTTATCAAAGTCTTTGTTTGCAACATAATGATCCAGAGACCTCCCCTTTAGCGTTCACCTTTGCATTGACCAAACTTTCCTTACTTCAGTTTAGAATCACCATTATCATGGAATAGCATTCCTGTGAAACCACCGGAACTAACCTTCTTCTTCAATCTGAACCTTTTCCGGAAGCATCTCGATTAAAGTGGTCAGGGCAAACGTGATCCTCAACAAATTAAACTCACCTCTTCGAGCATAGATGGGAAAAATTGATACATGGCGCGGATAGATACCAGGAACAGGGGAAGGTGGTAAAACAGAGCATAAATGGAAATGAGTGAACAAAGAAAACCTCAGAAAATTCACTTCACGGGTCATCAGTGAATCCTCCGAGCAGGTGAGTAAGACACATCAAATGCATGTATGATTCTTGAACATTTCAGAACCATAACAGGAACAgagcaaattaaaaaaaatgagcgAATCCACACAAGTGCAGGCATATATATCAACAAACAAACCAGTGGCCTTCAATATCCACCCCAAGCAAAACAATAAATATCCAAATGTCAACAAGCAATGCAGAGGGATAACAAGGATCTAAACCAAACAATAAACTTGTTGCCTTCATACCTAAGAGTGTCCTTCTCCAGTAAGGCTCCGTTCTGCCACAAGCACCTCAAGTTCCCttctaaaaaaatcaacaaaactcACGAGACAGCAGCACCTCTTCTACTCTCCAAATACACAGCTCTCTCATTCCCTCACTGTGACCCGAAATGTCTCCTTTAAGCTCACCTCTCCCTGCAACTTCCAGctctcctctttcttttttaacagagcccccctttttcctttttctctacCGAAAATCACCAAAACAAAGCTCTGCCCCTCCCACTCACTCCTGATTTTTCTGCCACTTTCCAACCCCACTACTCTGTAGCCTTCCAAAAAAAACTCCTCCAACAGCCAGACGACCTCCCCATGTAGCTGGTTTTTCTCCCTCAAATAACAGCCAAAACGATTTTTGTTTGATTCCATGATGACACGTGTCGACCCCGGATTGGCCTTCAAAAGCACTACTCTGATTCCATGATGGCCAATCAGGGATTGACACGTGGGTGCTTAGGAGCGCGACACCTGGCTAAAAGCAAACTGCAGAATGactcccaaaatgggggtctacaatatttgaaaattaaatttataaaaattatatattcttctttttattattgtagGTTCAAGAAGATGAAAGAGAGGAAGATGCACATGAAGACCCTGGTAATCCAGTAAATGAAGTTGAAGAAGAGACTACTGATGTGAGAACCTTCTACatctattcttttatttaaagagAAAACCAAACATGTTATGCATAATAATATAAATCTTTGACACTTTGTACCATTTTGTAGGAAATTATAGCAGAATATAATGCAGCGGAGAGACAAATTCACCAATTGCTGCGAACAATGAGAGGAGCAATTGATAAACTAGCAAAACGGCAGAATACAAATAAAACCCCATCATCTTCTCATCAAAGTAGAAGTCATAATCAACCTGATATCAATGATTCTTTCCCATCACCACCACATGGTAGTACGATTTTTATAGCACTCGTCATTATAATTTTGtataacttttaatttaattgcaaatgttgtataattttttttttgggaaaattaattttggttatTATGCATTCTGAAATTAGCTTATGGATCGCCACTGAATGATCGTTTTGCTGATGGTGAAGATAATGTAGGCCCATCAACCTCACAGCCAACAGCGCAGCATAGCAGTATACTTTCTGCTTCTTTATggtttaatatcaaaataataatgagtatATAATAATGGATAGTATTTCCTGTGCGTGTTATTttcattaatgaattttattttcctttattttctataCATATAGTTGAGGATGAAGTTCAGATGAATGCTATTATTCCTTACGAGACTGGACATCCTCCAATACGTTCATATCGACTACGTCGACATGCTACTGCCCTTCAATCACCATACGTGGTACAACCGTCAATCAAATTTTCAGCTTCTTCATCTGTAGCAAAGCAAGTTTTGGCATATGCATTGGACGATACACGTGATGAAAGGTAAGGTTGAACTTAATTTAGtataaacaaatacaattaaGATAGGTAAttgaaataattagttttaatttctaacATCATAATTATTTATGTGTAGCCAAATATTATGTTCCATGCACAATTTCTTCTTGACAAGGTTTGACTTGAAATGCTTGGGACTCGACAAATTGGTTGACAATAAGGTATTCATATTTAGTTATGTAAAGTTAGGATAAAATTACTCTAAAATTATATatctaattttcattaatttacatGAAGGTTGTAACCATGcattgttgaattttgaatggTATGGATAAAGAAAATAGGAAGCATTTCTTATCTCCAAACTTTGTGGTAAGATATGTTGTAAGAATTAtagattggttttcttgttttacgTAGATTGTTTTAATCTAATGTatggtttataatttttttattacagtCTGATGTGGAAAAGAAGAGGGGTTCCTTATCTCCAAAATACATATGTGacaatttatggaaatatttcaaaaatactcGGTTGTGCACATATGAACaggttttatttagtttaataaaAGTACTTTGTAGTTGgatatttttaagtattgtgcagaaaATACATGAACACAActaatttgataaaatcattgtttttttttttttttttttgttccttgtAGTTGTTCATACCAATATGCAGGAAAAATCATtggtatttaataattttgaatattcatgCGAAAAGAATCAAGTTATTGGATTCATTAATTGATGGAAGGAAAAAACGGATGGATGCCTTCATAGAGAAACTGGTAAATATAGTTATAGTCCAATTACTTATGTGAATCgttgtcattattttttaaagatgtcCATATTTATAATTGTATATTGTGTTAAGGTGAACGTTTTGTCAACTGTCATTGGGATTCAAGAAAGAAGACCATCAGTGGACATGACagaatttgaatttgttgttcCAGAAGTTGTCCAACAATTGAATCCGTAAGTTGCAAGATTTGTATTCCTCTTTAACTATGGAAAGCAAATCAGGTTATAAATTTACTAATTTGATACCCAATTGACTTATAATTTCCTTAATTACTATTTGCAGAACAGATTGTGGCATATTTGTAATGAAGTTTATGCAATTATGGAGTAACGATGGAATTTCTCGTGCAATTACAAATGTATTATATTCtgtgattcaaaacaaagaagagggttagaaaatacaaaagatatccaacaaagaaatttaaagagaaggaaccagaaaacttgttagttcatcataagcttaaaaccgaccatgtaggcggtacaaaatgaaaacataaacttaaaaacaaagcttaattaaaaccgaccatataggcggtatcaaaacataaaataaaataaaataaaatgaaaaataaaacttaattaaaaaccatccatataggaggtaatcaaaacatacttatattatacataaggagaaatatcttacaatggataaggggaggaaagcttgaagaaagcttgaaggcttgaatgggttacatgatgagagagaaagaagagagaagggagagagagaaagaagagagaagggagagcttcagcttaAAATTgaacgtgcttacaaatgaggcccgagcctccttaaataggcaaaaaagaaTCTTGAATAGTATCCATgaacagtagacccgtgcttgaatagtgaatagtgaatagtgaatagtaagattcacttttaAACCGAAAAACCCCGAAACACCCTTTTTCGGCTGAGAAGACATCTGGCAAGCTGCTTTATACTGTGaagacacatgcttgctgcttttggaacagaaaactgcaaagcttgtaaaatacttttgatGGAGGACAAAAGGCTGatgattacttagatcttcttatgggaggaaggattccttcacagtcatcaccattgtctggaaggtagcttgtagaatcgtcagactctgcataagaattttcttgggaaaaacttgagcttccttcatcaaggattttctgaaactcttgaggggtcttagctgctgcgagcatagcttgtaactgctgctttttgaggagaaactgagacatatcatcactggctgagacttgtgaggggttcttgaggaaatactgcttgactGCCTCAGTAGATGCAtcctttttcaatgcatcccaccatttagttttaaaagtccttcccagagatggaaaggctgctgattcatctgtaataataatatagtcccactggactatccaagccaggccaaaattgctgaaaaagaatagtaaagggggaaaagctgaaagttctctgggaatattaaaagaacttctgaatagttcaaagccatccagaatgggcttaggaagaatcttaatagttggaccataataagtccaccaactgtagaaccaaaatgggaaagaggaaagctgattcttagatggaaaatagaacatccatgaatgatggaagtccctattctggattagaaaagcattaaaccatgccctctaataatcccaataattaaaaaatcttggcttagatggttcagaaaattccctagaaagattaggatttccaccccattgcttgactgtaaggatcttatagatatggcaggtggagaatgccaagcccatattgctgaatttatcagcgttatgcttaatcttaacagaaccagtttctataaggactgcttcataaaactctcttgtttttaaaatatcaccagagggataatgaaaattttcttgaaatgcttttgcagcaatctctctggggttttcagagaaaaattctctttcaataactaaaagagattgatttaaatcattttgccaatatcttgattttgttgaaagaggtgtggggttggcagccaccacaatttgtttgcttgaaaaagaatagcttgttgctaattccttttgagagggattagtcatagtaacctgcttaaaggtctgagaccctgaggtagctggatattgtgttgccttaataggtttagaatgatcagaatgatcatagtataaggttaacattttgttaggcatatggctggattcatgcataggtttagaagaatgaagctttgccaaaagttgtgcttcttcctcttcaacttgttgactccaaagcattttatgggtagaaggagattggttagcttgactggattgggatttttgagagctagaagcttgggtattctttttaggggccatgatctcatgaaccctgcaaaattcacgagatagctgattagggttgaaataatctcctttaataaagtaactttgaaatttagattttaaaataatataccagtgaattaaatcatacttaaaagttattttttcaaaatcattgaaaataatttttaataaaaattcttgattcaaaatcccaatttgaaattttgaaatgcataaagaaatgcttaaaatgtcattatgcatgaattggttgcctattatcttacttgggacatctaacccaacaaggttaatttattggttaagaggggtgatgcatccaattggattagcaaattcaaaaagaatttccttatcaaaaagcttagttcttataccttggttatctacccacaagggataaatagagcttaagaagggtattcctagaagggctttttccttaaggttcttaacaaggataaaggtttgcttaatacagatgtcatgattacggatatgaacatctgttaacttatacttaatggcaagtctttggccattggctccaaatagagactcactagtctcttcgcataaaggaataggaaccagactttcttgaaggcaattttcagctgttcctgaatcaatcaaagcaataatatcaaagacaaatttatctttgactactatagtaagtgagatttcccacctctggaagataaccctactcacagtattcaaaaaagtatttgtctcattatcattaacatgagaagattctggaatatcggtatggatttcttggttgccaattctattgatttgatcttggaggtcagagagacctagacttatgaattgtcttaactccttaatctcctttttatgctgcttaacttcttcatgaaattccttaatgctgacatccttgggagactgctggtcaaacctgtttaagatatcgttaaggttataaggattaatggtcttcttggcttctaccttaacaacagatttcttaaaaacttcataaagattttgcttagttttttcatcttcaacttttcttaaagtatctaggatgaattcctgatcttggcttatgacatttatggttttaggacgacaattacaattacccttaatacaaacatcttggtcactagaagattggctagaaacatcgccgctgctatctagttgattaatgtcatcttcattatctgaatcagtccttgattcagaatctgagtttaacattactttacaaagcatatcttttaggtcatctgagacacttaagttgttaatcttttgcttaactctacaatcttttttataatggccaactttgccacatttaaaacagataattggcttgacgtctaaaggagtttctacctttttctggatatctttgttgacccttctttggacgtgtcttgaatgcttagtatcattcatcctatagttgtcatgggtacctctcttactgtgatAAAAcctatctttgctaggcttcctactaggtttttgcttagagggaggcatagtttctttttggctgaaaccaaactggctacagaatgatccaaattcattcttgtagattttttgttcattcttcatttgttgcttaagtttgaagtcattgcacaacttaatcccttcacctgtgacaatgcttataatctcgccataggttagcttatcataagggatttgaccgttatactgttcccttatcttgatcctaattctctcagagaaaagcttgggtaatcctgagatgaatttttctttccaaaaagactggttacaatctgaccttagcatgactttggttaggaagacttccttataccacctaaaatcatgaagcttgggacacttaaggttggttaagagatctgcagttttatccttaatttttgcaggatctccaatgaagtgcttggatattgagtagatgaGAGTAGCCAttgcatcctcaatatcttggccatcttcgtccttaacaacttcattactctcattgatcctataggctttaaggatactattcctatcatcaaaagtgagataattatcccaccaacccttaagctggcCTGTAAACCCAGccacaatggtctgagctacagcatgatctggcagtctattgtttaatttataggctgtactaaccatggtcatttcttgaagcttagtgagtatgttatactcggtcataccgtctatgttccattcatagatagtaccactggtgtatgaggcttgagtatactgatttctttcctcaaactgcatgtcaggaaaagtaggcctaggatagtaattcctagtcttaaaggtttccaagttgttaataatttgattatggggttcctcaaacatcttaattagttcatcagcttcttcttctgaactaatatcacctttaaccatgtTGATCCTCTTATCAGGCTGAAcagtcaaaggagtaacaagattatccttaattttctgattaatcctatcgataaaagcttggttgacttggggattttcttggaaatccttagagaattcatatggcttattttcattattactactggtaacctttatacgcttaaagggataatctggatattcctcttgtttgaagagttcaaaccagatccaaaacttaatatttttcttttcttgtcttaagtaggcatagaattcttcttggtaaatggttctaatgaccttagggacagtgctaaagaaccaatcatttctttgcttattgacttcaaaatagaagtcctttcttaagagatccttgttgatctcaaagtcctcatcacttaggcttattgtgttaatcatctgggaataggtaggagacataacaggggactcatcctgttgggattcctgagtagactcattttcctcaaagtaaaatggtctagccacattggtgtaacttctgacacctgttagcttaacgttcttaggatttcctgagctggatccttcttcttccctagtggttctaactgggatggaagagcttgaagctctagagggttcataaacagaaactctagggctgctggaatgtctgaaagatttggagaagaccagttctcctcctccatctggatattgaacaatttgttcaatactttcagaacgctgtgctatgactggaacagcattagcaaaatgccaattttcagggaaatcaacatctttccacaagatcttcttggggatgatgaaatccgacttatctagcatatcagagtgaaaataggtggtctcacctttaggactggtgcaaagagccccggatcccacgcttgtgttcatgctcttataggcaaacctggttatgatagaaacaggactgtttcctggtttgatcttaaagccatgagtcttaatatgcaggacaactgaatctaagatgtctgcatctcttaatctaactgtgaagttaggataacactggaaataaactgggccatcattcagtccagcttggactgcgcctataatagaatctcgatattcgagatgcctattatcccttaaacacatgacaatggcggtgtttaaacctaatcttgtcaaaggcttagctgctacttgaatcataccaaagtgtatgaaattatagccatctttcttatgcttttcaacggatctgttatctagaagtcttatgacttggtcgtcttgctctaaactgactgtcatttcagaggtcttaatggtataatctgtgaagaacttaaaggttcctttcttataaatttcttgattagacaccttgggtaatttccaatcatctaaatcattttgaatcttaggataattgatctcttcactgtttacaacagtatcttgagaatcattggatctcctagacatggttcggaaaattgaactcattttagggtttttgatctagagcctaatagcagattgacaaaccttatgagacgtcaccccaaccctcttacagcctaacaaacgcctatctacggctaacaacggctcaaccggcagggctcgcgctcccaggcacactgctacctatcctaggatagtccaagaacacccaaaacaagacccaactcccctcccacatggctgtgattctcaagatactgttgtaaacagtgaagagatcaattatcctaagattcaaaatgatttagatgattggaaattacccaaggtgtctaatcaagaaatttataagaaaggaacctttaagttcttcacagattataccattaagacctctgaaatgacagtcagtttagaacaagacgaccaagtcataagacttctagataacagatccgttgaaaagcataagaaagatggctataatttcatacactttggtatgattcaagtagcagctaagcctttgacaagattaggtttaaacaccgctattgtcatgtgtttaagggataataggcatctcgaatatagagattctattataggcgcagtccaagctggactgaatgatggcccagtttatttccagtgttatcctaacttcacagttagattaagagatgcagacatcttagattcagttgtcctgcatattaagactcatggctttaagatcaaaccaggaaacagtcctgtttctatcataaccaggtttgcctataagagcatgaacacaagcgttggatctggggctctttgcaccagtcctaaaggtgagaccacttattttcactctgatatgctagataagtcggatttcatcatccccaagaagatcttgtggaaagatgttgatttccctgaaaattggcattttgctaatgctgttccagccatagcacagcgttctgaaagtattgaacaaattgttcaatatccagatggaggaggagaactggtcttctccaaatctttcagacactccagcagccctagagtttctgtttatgaaccctctaaagcttcaagctcttccatcccagttagaaccactagggaagaagaaggatccagctcaggaaatcctaagaacgttaagctaacaggtgtcagaagttacaccaatgtggctagaccattttactctgaagaaaatgagtctactcaggaatcccaacaggatgagtcccctgttatgtctcctacctattcccagatgattaacacaataagcctaagtgatgaggactttgagatcaacaaggatctcttaagaaaggacttctattctgaagtcaataagcaaagaaatgattggttctttagcactgtccctaaggtcattagaaccatttaccaagaagagttctatgcctacttaagacaagaaaagaagaatattaagttttggcaaaacaaggacccaattcccctcccacatggctctgataccgcCTAtgtggtcggttttaattaagctttgtttttaagtttatgttttcattttgtaccgcctacatggtcagTTTTAAGCTTatgatgaactaacaagttttctGGTtcattctctttaaatttctttgttggatatcttttgtattttctaaccctcttctttgttttgaatcacatggcataattcatttgttcatttgcatatgaccttgtcctgggtgtctatggtatcagagccatgtgggaggggagttgggtccttgttttgggtgttcttggactatcctaggataggtagcagtgtgcctgggagcgcgagccctgccggttgagccgttgttagccgtgaataggcgtttgttaggctgtaagagggttggggtgacgtctcataaggtttgtcaatctgctattaggctctagatcaaaaaccctaaaatgagttcaattttccgaaccatgtctaggagatccagtgattctcaagatactgttgtaaacagtgaagagatcaattatcctaagattcaaaatgatttagatgattggaaattacccaaggtgtctaatcaagaaatttataagaaaggaacctttaagttcttcacagattataccattaagacctctgaaatgacagtcagtttaaAGCAAGATGGAGCTTAAGAAAGGGACACCAAGGAGGACTTTCTCCTTGAGAtctttaacaagaatgaaggtttgcttaatgcaAATGCCTTGGTTACAAATATGGGCATTAGATAGCTTGTACTTGATAATAAGCTTTTTACCATTAGCACCAAAGAGGGCTTGCctggttttctcataaaattgggtaggtacaagaccttcttgtaggcaattcaaagctgcacctgaatcaattaaagcaataatatcaaggataaatttattcttaattactatagtaagggagacttcccacctttggaagataactttactaatagtatttaagtatgCATTTATCTTATCGCTATTGTCTTGTGAAGATTCAAGAACTTCTTCAAAGTCTTCCTTTCTAGTACTACTGTGGTAAAAACCTACCCTGTTGATATAATCCTGAGGGATAGGGATTTCTGAGCTTGTAGGTTGTCTTAGATTCTCAATATCCTTCTTATATTGCCctatttcttcttgaagatcttTAATAGTCAGGGCATTAAGGATaatccttttttcttgtttatcctCATGATCCTTAAAAGGGTTTTGGATAGAAGGTTCTCTGGTTAGCCTAATCAGTCCATTATCCTTTGCTTTTGGACTAATATTCCTTTTAACCAAAAGGATTCTCCTATGGGAAGGTTGAGGTGTTTCAGGGAtaacaagattatctttaaccttttggcttattttatcaatgaaagcttgatcaatttgaggattttcctggaatttcttagataattcaaaaggcttaaacaaaggcttattatcattcttaacaaaaggcttcttaaggtgatcctgaatttcaataatctcc
Proteins encoded:
- the LOC104881308 gene encoding uncharacterized protein LOC104881308, with translation MDKENRKHFLSPNFVSDVEKKRGSLSPKYICDNLWKYFKNTRLCTYEQLFIPICRKNHWYLIILNIHAKRIKLLDSLIDGRKKRMDAFIEKLVNVLSTVIGIQERRPSVDMTEFEFVVPEVVQQLNPTDCGIFVMKFMQLWSNDGISRAITNVLYSVIQNKEEG